The segment ttcaactcatATTATATCTGGTCTAGTTGAAGCACCAGTTTATAttattcttgtttttattgttgacatttttggtagaaaaaaaatactttgtaTTTCTATGTTATCAACTGGAATTTCTTTGGTAGCTGCAGGATTTTTTGtaaatggtaaattaaattttttatacatgaaatcattttaataatcaaattttaattattaattgttttttttttttcaatttagatTCTACTGTTATTGTTGTGATTTACATGATTGGCAAAATGAGTATAACAACAGCATTtggtactttttatttattcactgcTGAACAATTTCCAACGGTTGTTAGAAATGTTGGTGTTGGTGCTGCATCAATGTCCATTGGCATTGGTGGAATAATTGCCACACGTGCTGAACaacttgtaattattattattcaaatattactatctaaaatagaaatatttttaatgaaaaattattgctttttttacaggaattaatatcaaatagactaccttatttttttttgggtattgctgcattttttgtttcaatactTTTCACATTTTTACCTGAAACACTCAACAAAACATTACCAGAAACCCTCAAAGATGGAGAAGAATTAAAAgactaaatatttatattattattaattttatttttcatataaatactattttttttccttttaatattcaatgaaatttaatttgtttatttaagaTATTTATTGTACataaaatgtcaatttattagtattatttttttgtaatatcaatgataaatcattcaaCGTcgaaaagataaataaatggcTGTTGATTAGCTTGTAAGTCGACGACAGATAAGTCAACTGTTTTACTAATATCtacatgttttttataaattttttttcagtttaaaCAATGTCTCATTGGACATTAGCATATTTTTCTAGAATAAAAGTGTCTTAGAAATATTTAGAGTCAAAATTTCCATGATCACATaagtgtataataataattacatttttaataattaaaaaaaaatttttaatttcatttattaatttaattttaaataattaagaaattaataaataatggctcttgatgatgtttttttactaattGGAGAATTTGGAAAATATCAATATcgaaattgtattttattttgtattccAATAATTTTCAGTGCGATGCATAAAATTTGTGGTTCATTTCTCAATTTCAAACCAGAATATCagtaagttaaaatttttaaataataaaattattaatatatatattaattaacatatattactcaatcaatatcaatatttaaataattttttttagatgttaTAACGcggaaataattttatcaaataatacatgtgataattgtgatgaatttatttataatacagATATTGTTAGTGTATCAACAACTACTGaggtataatataaataaataattaatattattattgaataataaataaattgaatgataaaaaatttatttgataattttagtgGAATTTGATTTGTGATAAAGATTGGATGCGATCAACATCAGATACTATATTTATGAGTGGATCATTTTTAGGCTCTTTGGTTCTTGGTAGCTTGTCTGATAAATATGGTCGTCGaccaatttttcttttatcacaATCACTTCAATTTGTTGGAGGTGTATTTGTTGCATTTTCACCCAATTATCTgacatttgttatttcaagATTTATCGTAGGAATTTCGGTTGGAGGTCTTTTTTCGATTCTCTATGTAATGTGTAAGAAATTTGCAAACAATTTTCATATCTTTTTGctctggtgaaaataattttttttttccaattttagcTGCAGAAATAGTTGGACCATCAAAACGTCGAATAACAGGAAATCTTTGTCAGCTTTTTTGGTCAATTGGATATGTACTTGTTGGAGTATTGGCATATTTTTTTCGCAACTGGAGAAATCTTCAGCTTGCTATGACCCtaccatcaattttattaattttttactggtGGTAAGATcctttaaaaatcatcattaatatttaaatatcaaaaacaattaattattttaaaaattttcaaggttTTTGCCAGAATCAGCTCGTTGGTTAATTGCCAaaggaaaaattgaaaaagccaAAGATATACTTGAATCAGCagctaaagaaaataaaaaaataataacacgtTTTACACTTGATGAATTactaactaaaaataaatttgaaattgttgatgaaacttcaattttaactttaattattaagtatCCAAatcttagaaaaaaaacatttattttatgttttaattcgtatgttttaataatgattattatttaaaaaaaaaaatatttattcatatatttatttggttaattttttctttttcttttttttttttagggctTTGAtaagttgtatatattatagtTTATCTTGGGGAGCTACAAATCTTAATGGCAATCATTTTATCAATCATATTGTTTCTGGTCTTGTTGAAGTACCAGTTTacattattcttatttttactgttgatttattttgtagaaaaaaaattctctgtgGTTCTATGATTTTAACTGGAATTTCTCTGATAGCTACAGGAATATTTgtcaattgtaaattaaatatttatttatattttaatttttactattttttgtttattaattaattaatttttttatattttagattcTAATGTTCTTATTGGATTTTATATGATTGGAAAAATGGGTATAACAGCAGcattttcaacaatatatttatttgcagcTGAACAATTTCCAACAGTTATTAGAAATGCTGGTATTGGTGCTGTTGTTATGTCTGTTAGTATTGGAGGAATAATTGCGACTCATGCTGAACAATtggttaataattataaaaatttcaaaattaaattaaatttttttttaacattaataatcatttttcaattatattatttatattttttacaggGATCAATATCAAATAGACTGCCTTTTTTTGCGATGGCTTTCGGAgcatttattgtttcaatattatttatatttttatcagataCAAGAAACAAAAGTTTACCCGAAACAATgaaagataatgaaaaataataaaattataaatacctaaacaatcaataatttatttaattaataattatacttatttatttattttttatcacagtaatattaattaaaattttaaatttcggTAGTGAAGGTGAGAAACAAAATTAGTACTTGTCagttgtcaataatttttttaatgtttatttatttatttttgaaataaaattaaatattagtaCGATATTATATTTCACGCCCTGGCACGAACAGAACGTGAATCCTTGAATTCTCAAGAACTGTCATTTTATATACCTAcctatattaattaaaatttcaaattcaaatttttcgcGCTATTTATCAATTTCGACAATACCGTGGAATGTAAATACaccttaaattaaaataaaattaaaaaaaaattcacattacAAATTggtacaaattataatttttatagctTATTAATTGAACAAGCAACAATTGTAAGTcatctataaaaattataaattaatttttgattttaattacaCATGGATTTCGTAATtcgtgtatatatatgttgtGAAAAATcagtacaaataataaatataatataaaatggcGCCTGGGGTCGATAATGACAGCACACATACAAATTCACAGTCACGTAATTGACGATTAAACGTCAGTGATTGTTTATGTATTTGTGTGTTAACGTTTCTTTCTCTGAATTATGTGTAAAAGccgacattttaatttaaaatattatttatttattttcttcttccaCCACCACGAATCagttaataaacatttataataaattcagtTAATCACGTCACTCACCAGGAATAAATATCAGTATTCAATACATCTTACTCATTCAATATTAAcatatctaaatttaattaaaaaaaaaaatcacgacaaaatatatttaactctTACATCTCTCCAGTGTATATGTGAATAAATTCAAGTGTAAGTGCtccaaaaaattgaaaaaaaaaaaaaaaaagtgttatgtttgcttataaaataattgttcataatgaacaatataaaaaacaatattaaaaatgaaattaaataattaatagtaacaattttaaaactgTCAAATAAaacagttaatattattttaatattataattaaaatttaattttatcaacaaaatggCTTCAAGTCATAATGTCGATGTTATTGAACTTGCTGAAAGTAGGAGTAATCGAGGACCTGACACATCCTCGAGACTTGATGACTCTGGTGATGATgaaggtaaaatttttttcattaaattaattaatattattatcttacTCCTAACctacaatttgtttttaatattttatcattaatttgacaaaaaaatttactatgggcgttaatttgttttttttttttttattttgtttattttatttatttattattctattgttGGTTGATGATCAAGGAATCTTGATTACTGTCattgtgtattttattattgactcatgtaattttatttttttgttttttaattttttctttcattcaaAGACGAATGAtgattaataaacaaataattctcgTCATTAGCCTATAATTTGtcgatgaaaataattttatttatttatatttattattattatttatccttgaaaaatttacatacgCGGGCGTAAACTTTGACAGGTAATTGTCATACaactgttaaatatttttatgtattattctGAATTCATAAAAGTGTTGAGTTTCTACAGTTAATGACCTCgagttaatatttaaaaaaaaaaaaatgttcacaataattaaatatctattaatatagactttttatttatataaaaatatttatatttttagtatgtCATTTGGTTTTATGATAAACTCATCATCACCAGgttttagttaattaaaaagagtcaattttttttgctttaatttCAAACTGACATgctgtttaattaaattttttattgcaaagtctatgaaaaaaaaaatagagtaatcaaatatttgattaCTAAAGTTTATcgagattttatttaatttttttaacatggttgaatc is part of the Aphidius gifuensis isolate YNYX2018 linkage group LG1, ASM1490517v1, whole genome shotgun sequence genome and harbors:
- the LOC122847830 gene encoding organic cation transporter protein-like — its product is MTVDDVILRIGEFGRYQRKIYILLCIPIIFCAMNKISGSFLNFRPEFRCYNRNVSLSNETCGSCDKFIYDTDIVNVSTTTEWNLVCEREWMRSTSESLLMTGVMVGSICLGSLSDHMGRRPVFFFSLIVQLVAGMAIAFSPNYITYVILRLIVGISVGGVYTIAFVISLEMVGPSKRRITGICCQLFWTTGYVLVGVLAYFFRNWRNLQLAMTVPSIFSLIYWWLMPESTRWLLTKGKIEKAKEILQAAAKENKKIISSDTLDQLLAKNQVETADESSMITLILKYPNLRKKTIIICVNWILISYSTVIVVIYMIGKMSITTAFGTFYLFTAEQFPTVVRNVGVGAASMSIGIGGIIATRAEQLLDDVFLLIGEFGKYQYRNCILFCIPIIFSAMHKICGSFLNFKPEYQCYNAEIILSNNTCDNCDEFIYNTDIVSVSTTTEWNLICDKDWMRSTSDTIFMSGSFLGSLVLGSLSDKYGRRPIFLLSQSLQFVGGVFVAFSPNYLTFVISRFIVGISVGGLFSILYVMSAEIVGPSKRRITGNLCQLFWSIGYVLVGVLAYFFRNWRNLQLAMTLPSILLIFYWWFLPESARWLIAKGKIEKAKDILESAAKENKKIITRFTLDELLTKNKFEIVDETSILTLIIKYPNLRKKTFILCFNSALISCIYYSLSWGATNLNGNHFINHIVSGLVEVPVYIILIFTVDLFCRKKILCGSMILTGISLIATGIFVNYSNVLIGFYMIGKMGITAAFSTIYLFAAEQFPTVIRNAGIGAVVMSVSIGGIIATHAEQLGSISNRLPFFAMAFGAFIVSILFIFLSDTRNKSLPETMKDNEK